A region from the Geotrypetes seraphini chromosome 10, aGeoSer1.1, whole genome shotgun sequence genome encodes:
- the TFPT gene encoding TCF3 fusion partner: MAGVGFEEFSVPPGSELALPPLFGGNILESELETEVEFVDGGLSGDNLQDEAEEEETLQRQRELHKRKYLALSRRCKEMEQVNERMLHRLHQVQKITRKLKQERRCLMRILDSYGDDYRKCQLTISLEEEENQSASIAPLGNAENELPEKEGYSPSQRRSVGVLGSPDSPSLLEGGPAKKRKKHREEKVPGVRKLPQPMMLLEELLPQIKTEEEEEEEEEEEEEEEEEFLCEGEETLPLSWHQLSPRDRLLQYPKFPSPGEDADFD; the protein is encoded by the exons ATGGCCGGGGTGGGGTTTGAGGAGTTCTCTGTGCCCCCCGGCTCAGAGCTGGCCTTGCCGCCCCTGTTTGGAGGCAATATCTTGGAGAGTGAGCTGGAGACGGAAGTGGAGTTTGTGGACGGGGGCCTGAGTGGGGATAACCTTCAGgatgaggcagaggaagaggaaaccTTACAGCGGCAGAGGGAGCTCCACAAGAGGAAATACCTAGCCCTGAGCCGCCGTTGCAAAGAAATGGAGCAG GTGAACGAGAGGATGTTACATCGGCTGCACCAGGTCCAAAAGATCACACGGAAGCTCAAGCAAGAAAGAAG GTGTCTGATGAGAATCCTTGACTCATATGGAGACGATTATAGAAAGTGCCAGCTCACAATTTCACTTGAG GAGGAGGAGAATCAGAGCGCCAGCATTGCACCTCTGGGAAATGCAGAGAATGAGCTCCCGGAGAAGGAAGGATACAGCCCCAGCCAGAGGCGGTCAGTTGGGGTACTAGGCAGCCCCGATAGTCCGTCGCTGCTAGAAGGGGGCCCTGCTAAGAAGAGGAAGAAGCACAGAGAGGAGAAGGTCCCTGGGGTCAGGAAACTACCCCAGCCGATGATGCTGTTAGAAGAACTCCTGCCGCAG ATAAAAactgaggaggaggaagaggaagaagaagaggaagaggaggaggaggaggaagagttcctcTGTGAAGGAGAGGAGACATTGCCTCTAAGTTGGCATCAATTGAGCCCACGTGACCGCCTGCTTCAGTACCCCAAGTTTCCCAGCCCCGGTGAAGATGCAGATTTTGACTGA